The genomic segment tatatgtacacacatatgtatctatctatctatctatctatctatctatatatatacatatatatatgctgGCAGATTAACCTGCTGGATGGACTTCCTGTAGaagctctgtgtttgtgctggtgaaatgatttgctttgatttattttagaTGAAGAGAAACTGTTTCTGGAGCACCAGTGCTCGCTGTGGGACTGACACCTCAGTGGGAATGAAAAGGACAATAACGCAGAGAACATGACTTTACAGACAGACACGAAGACGTCcacaagaaagagagagaaccCAGCTCTGCGTGCAGCAGCATTTATGTGCAGGTTTGTGCAGTGCAATTTCTCATAATTCGTCCCACCCTTAATCAGTTATTCACCTTTAATTAATGTCACAGCTTTGGACCGATGATTAAAAGACATCTACAGACTTCTCTACAGAAAaatctaatttatttatttaataatttattcatgAGATTAAATGAAAACTTTAACCTCTAAACtgtgccatccatccatccatccatccgtccgtccgtccgtccgtccgtccctccatccctcccccatccatccatccgtccgtccgtccctccatccatccatccatctgtccatccgtccctccatccatccctccatccgtccatccgtccctccatccatctgtcactccatccgtccatccgtcCCTGCATCcgtccctccatccatccatccatccatccgtccgtctttccatccatccatccatccgtcacTCCATCCGTCCGTCTgtccatccctccatccatccatccgtccgtccatccatccatccatccatccgtccatccgtccgtccgtccgtccgtccatccatccatccatccatccgtccgtccgtccgtccgtccgtccgtccgtccgtctgtccatccgtccgtccgtccgtctgtccgtccctccatccatccatccatccatccatccatccatccgtccctccatccatccctccatccatccctccatccatccgtccctctatccatccatccgtccctccatccgtccatccgtccgtccgtctgtccgtccgtccatccatccatccatccatccatccatccatccatccgtccatccgtctgtccatccctccatccgtccgtccgtccgtccatccgtccgtccgtctgtccatccctccatccatccatccatccgtccgtccgtccgtccgtccgtccatccatccatccatccatccatccgtccatccgtccatccatgtCCTCGAGCTCTCCTCAGGGCACATAAAGGTATTCCAGATTCAGCTCAGGGCGTCCTGTTAGTTAGCCTTTTCTGTAAACACCTCACCTGGGAGGCGTCCAGGAGGCATCTCGAATGTGGTGGGCCCACAGCAGGCTGCACCATTTAATCCCTGAGAAATCTTAATGTAAGAAagagaaatgcagtttttctacatgataaagaaacgctgctgtagtaaatgaaagaaatctatCAGCACGACTCTAAAATTTGTacgaaataaacaaaatttttaACTGTGCCTCATGATGAAACTAATAAACTTCTTCTTCGATtgtgaaaaaacaggaacttctGTTAGTTGATTGTCTGTTTCTGTAAAACttataaaaaatgtttacaaCCAACATTTACGTCTGTTttaacattttccaaagctgtctatatatagatatatatatatatatttaattgcccataattttttgttttaattattattttttttaaaaactttttccttACTGTTAATTTCGTGTCAAGTCGTGGTAAATTTGcaatttttatattattaatttttgaaatgtttcattaatgatctttttttcctgtgagCTTTCaattgttttcttattaattgCGATAAAGTTTTTTTCTATAACACTTATTAAAGTGTGAGTGTGGTGTTTTTCTTGAGAGGCCATTAATGTGTTATGTTCTGTAGATTCCCTGATGTTATGCTGGATTTAAGGCAGatttgttttgagtttttttgaCTGCTTCAGTGGTCTGCTTcagtaaaatgaaaacatgttttcgAGGTTTTTATCTCTTTACACTGAACTCCAGGAGCATAAGCTCTGAGATCAGCTCATCTAAACCAGATTAATCTAATAAAAACTGGGAGGGGGGTTTGTGCAGATTAATGCTAATCTGCTAGCAGATTAACCTGCTGGATGGACTTCCTGTAGaagctctgtgtttgtgctggtgaaatgatttgctttgatttattttagaTGAAGAGAAACTCTTTCTGGAGCACCAGTGCTCGCTGTGGGACTGACACCTCAGTGGGAATGAAAAGGACAATAACGCAGAGAACATGACTTTACAGACAGACACGAAGACGTCcacaagaaagagagagaaccCAGCTCTGCGTGCAGCAGCATTTATGTGCAGGTTTGTGCAGTGCAATTTCTCATAATTTGTCCCACCCTTAATCAGTTATTCACCTTTAATTAATGTCACAGCTTTGGACCGATGATTAAAAGACATCTACAGACTTCTCTACAGAAAaatctaatttatttatttaataatttattcatgAGATTAAATGAAAACTTTAACCTCTAAACTGTCAtctgccatccatccatccatccatccatccgtccctccatccatccatccatctgtccctCCGTCCCTCCATCCGtccctccatccatctgtccctccatccgtccgtccatccatccgtccctccgtccgtccatccatccattcatccatccgtCTCTCCGTACCTCCATCCATCCGTCactccatccatccgtccgtccctctatccatccatccgtccctccatccatccgtccatctgTCCCTCCGTCCCTCCATCCGtccctccatccatccgtcactccatccgtccatccatccatccatccatccgtccgtccctctatccatccatccgtccctccatccatccatctgtccctCCGTCCCTCCATCCGtccctccatccatccgtcactccatccgtccatccgtcCCTCCATCggtccctccatccatccatccgtccctCCGTCTGTCCCTgcatccgtccgtccgtccgtccctccatccgtccatccatccgtctCTCCGTACCTCCATCCATCTGTCTCTCCATCCATCCGTCACTCCATCCATccgtctgtccatccatccatccatccgtccgtccgtccgtccgtcccgccatccatccatccatccatccatccatccatccatccatctgtccctCCGTCCctccgtccatccatccgtccatccatccatccatccgtccctccatccatccgtccCTCCGTCCGTCCCtcattccatccatccatctgtccctCCGTCCCTCCGTCcctccatccgtccatccatccatccatccatccgtccgtccgtccgtccgtccgtccgtccgtccgtccgtccctccatccatccatccatccatccgtccgtccctccatccgtccatccgtcTATgcatccgtccgtccgtccatccatgTCCTCGAGCTCTCCTCAGGGCACATAAAGGTATTCCAGATTCAGCTCAGGGCGTCCTGTTAGTTAGCCTTTCTTGTAAACACCTCACCTGGGAGGCGTCCAGGAGGCATCTGGAATGTGGTGGGCCCACAGCTGTGCCTCATGATGAAACTAATAAACTTCTTCTTCGATtgtgaaaaaacaggaacttctGTTAGTTGATTGTCTGTTTCTGTAAAActtataaaaaatgtttaaaaccaACATTTACGTCTGTTttaacattttccaaagctgtccaTTCGGCCAGATTTGGGTCTTTGCCAGGCCACTTCTGGTCCCCGGACCTTTTGTTTGACATCCCTGGCCCAGAGAAAGGTGGGCCCTCCTCCCCAGTCCTGGCTCCAGGGTGAGGGGACTTGATTTCTTTTGTGTGGCCCTCTGGGCCCTCATCCAGGACCAGTTTACCTCAGGAGCCTGCTCCACATCCATAACACAGCTCCTGAGATCAGTCCAGTGTCTGGGCACAGACGAGAGCTGGCTGTAAGATTTCAGACAGGTCTGAATATCAATTTAACTTCAAACTAAGACGAGCTCTTTTTATTCATGCGACCCATTCTCTTAAATTAGTCATAATAAGCTCCTATATGTCTGAGAGTCAGTGGCTTTATTCTGTAAGACAGAGTCCACTGCAGCCTCCCTTCAAACAGGCTCTGTGCTGTTGTTTCAGACCTCCTGACGTCTGTAACCTGTGAAGGCTGGAAACATTTTTCACCTTTAGCAATCACCCCGAGCTCCCATTTTCCCGTCTTCCTGTTTCAGctgcttctgtgttttttctgtgttaacGGTGCGTTTACGTTCCTCCACTCGTCTCTGTGTCCTGCAGCCGCTCGGCTGGTTCCACGCAGGTGGAGGCGGTTCGGCCAAGGCCTTGCTTCCACCTAGACCTCTGGCTCAGCTTCACCTTCCAGAATTGGATCCTGGATGTGGGCCGTCCCGTCGTCATGGTAACAAAACGATGACTAGCGTTTAATTCTGGGACTTTTTGTTCTGCTGCTGAAGCGTGATTGCTTTCACTATATTTCCATTAAGACGCCACCTCACTCATCTGCATTggaatgataataataataataataataataataataaagcattaGTGGAATAATGTTGGGAAAACCTAACCCTGAAGATTCTTGTTTTTGGCAGCTTGTGCTCCCTGCTGATTGGCTCCCTCTGCAGCATCCTGGCGTTGCAGACTATCTCCACTTCCTGTACAATGTCACGGCTCCGCTCATACTTCTCAAAGTAACTGTGACACGCCTCAGGCTATCGGACATGACGAACTCCTTTCGTGTTGATTTTCTGAGTTTTAATTGATGTTGTTCTGTCTCAGATGCTTGAACGCAGCCCCAGGATGCTCCCGGGCCTTGCCGTCCGCCTCGGCATCATCGCCGTTTCCATGGGAACCACCCTTCACTTGGTGGCAGACTCCATCACGAGACGCCTGCTGCTGATTGGTTACCAGCTGCACCTGCCTGTTAGAGAGAATCCAATAATGAGGAACCTCAAACCTTCGGCCCTGGTAGGTGCTGCACTCGAAAGACTGAATAACAAACAGGGAGAGGACCTCGGGCCGTGAACGGTGGCTCTGGAGGGGGTCCTTGAGCTGAGATTCTTCTGTAagaacccctcctcctcctccttctcctccaccTCCCTTGATGTGAGTCAGATTTAGTGAAACTGAAGCTGAACAGTCGTTCTCACAGAGTTCAGCTCGTCCCCATTACAATCTGAACGAGTGAAGTGTGGTTCAGAGAAAGTATAATGTAAGAAACCACCACTGATCTCCATACACGGAAGAGAAGGCAAACCTGACAGCTCACACCAAAACCTTCCAGATGGACGAACAGCGCCGCAGACTCGAGGACACACATGTGAATCTGAACTTGGGGAAACTGTTGAATGACTGATGCATCATCTgctttttgaaaaatgaaacaaataaatgaataaaattgtAAAGATTCATGTTCAtaaagtttttgtgtttttcaggtcGACTTCTTTGAGCTTCTGTTTTACTACGATGACACTGTTGGTCACATGATGTggtaagaagagaaaaaa from the Oreochromis niloticus isolate F11D_XX linkage group LG7, O_niloticus_UMD_NMBU, whole genome shotgun sequence genome contains:
- the cln6b gene encoding ceroid-lipofuscinosis neuronal protein 6 homolog isoform X1 — its product is MTLQTDTKTSTRKRENPALRAAAFMCSRSAGSTQVEAVRPRPCFHLDLWLSFTFQNWILDVGRPVVMLVLPADWLPLQHPGVADYLHFLYNVTAPLILLKMLERSPRMLPGLAVRLGIIAVSMGTTLHLVADSITRRLLLIGYQLHLPVRENPIMRNLKPSALVDFFELLFYYDDTVGHMMWYVPFFLVLVLFFNGCFSRREQEERMPPSAWMLLAPNAAYYWYLITEGQTFILFTFTFFAMTTTVMHQRRRGLFLNSDGLFMFYSFSAALVLVAIWVACLWNDSILRTKVPGLIYIPQPCTVYTLHLHQMSHI
- the cln6b gene encoding ceroid-lipofuscinosis neuronal protein 6 homolog isoform X2, translating into MTLQTDTKTSTRKRENPALRAAAFMCSRSAGSTQVEAVRPRPCFHLDLWLSFTFQNWILDVGRPVVMLVLPADWLPLQHPGVADYLHFLYNVTAPLILLKMLERSPRMLPGLAVRLGIIAVSMGTTLHLVADSITRRLLLIGYQLHLPVRENPIMRNLKPSALVDFFELLFYYDDTVGHMMWYVPFFLVLVLFFNGCFSRREQEERMPPSAWMLLAPNAAYYWYLITEGQTFILFTFTFFAMTTTVMHQRRRGLFLNSDGLFMFYSGPKAPLTQAATVW